One window from the genome of Bubalus kerabau isolate K-KA32 ecotype Philippines breed swamp buffalo chromosome 17, PCC_UOA_SB_1v2, whole genome shotgun sequence encodes:
- the CNFN gene encoding cornifelin, whose protein sequence is MSYPVTSQPQSASTCYQTQLSDWHTGLTDCCNDMPVCLCGTFAPLCLACRISDDFGECCCTPYLPGGLHSLRTGMRERYRIQGSIGKDWAALTFCLPCALCQMARELKIRE, encoded by the exons ATGTCCTACCCAGTGACCAGTCAGCCCCAAAGCGCCAGCACCTGCTACCAGACCCAGCTCAGTGACTGGCACACCGGCCTCACGGACTGCTGCAACGACATGCCCGTCT GTCTGTGCGGCACCTTCGCCCCCCTGTGCCTCGCCTGCCGCATCTCCGACGACTTCGGCGAGTGCTGCTGCACGCCCTACCTGCCCGGAGGCCTGCACTCCCTGCGCACCGGCATGCGCGAGCGCTACCGCATCCAG GGTTCCATCGGTAAGGACTGGGCAGCCCTCACCTTTTGTTTGCCCTGCGCGCTCTGTCAGATGGCGCGGGAACTGAAGATCCGAGAGTAA